The sequence below is a genomic window from Coffea arabica cultivar ET-39 chromosome 8e, Coffea Arabica ET-39 HiFi, whole genome shotgun sequence.
CAAAAAGTTGCTCTTCTTGACCGTCTATTTTGAGTGGTTATTCACGTCACTTCTCTCAGGAGTCCTGATTCGTGTCCGAGAAAAGGAAATTGGAACCGCAAAATTTCATCCCACTCCAAATCAAAAGAGCCCTGATTCTGAATTCTGGATATAAATGGGAAAACCATCGGCTTTTATGAAGTAAGTTTCCATTTTCAAATGGAAAGTTGATTCGAGCGTCAAATTGTTCTCTCTCTGTTCTTTTCCACCTCCTAATTAGTAAAATCTATTTGGTTTGATCACGCGTGCATGTGCAATGGCCATAAACACTACGTACAAGCACAAAATATCCTATGGCTTTCGTAAATTTGTTTCGGAATCTGGTGCCGCTGCTTTTCTTGATGGAACTTGCTAAGAATAGATTTCTTCTGTCAATCCAAATGCTCTCGAACTGATGGCAGATAAGCTGATTTTACTTCACTTTCAATCTGCAAGGAATTTCAACAAGCAACCGGTTTATTCCCTCGATAAGCTCATTATTCTTCTCCCCTGGATGACAAAGATTTTGGAACAACAAATGCAAATGTGGCGTGACATGCAGGATTACTTGGCAAAACTAAAATATTAAAGATTTTAGACAAGAAGTTGCAAAGGATAGATGTAGGGCCATGGTAACTTATTCTTGTAACTTTTCAAGATCTCAGATAATACATTGTTGCCTGCACTATAAGCAGTTTAGACTGTATAGCCCCTTCTGCAACCAAAAGCTTTAGAAAGATCAGAATAAACGAGGGAAGCAGATATATTTTTCCATTACGTGGTGCTCTATGAGTTGAGATCAGATAAgaaacagcaatagtaattaaAAACGCATCATATGCTGATGGTTCAGGAGGATAAAAATGGCAAACTACCTAACATAGGATTGATAGTGAATTGACGACTGATTTATATCAGGCTATGTTTTTTAATGTCTGATAGATGGCGTATTAAAACCTGCAAAAAGAAAATGCTTCTCGTTGATTACACCACTAGAGAGAGCACTAGAATTTGGTACGCTTGGTCGGTTGGTTGTCATTTTAAGAGAAGAGCTCTGAATCTTGAACACGCGTCTTCATCACAAAACTTGGAAATGCCAAAGTTATCTCCCTGCAACAGGGACTCTGAATTTTAATCTCATAAAAGCAACAAGAAATGCCGGAGTcacttgaaaggaaaaaaaaacacaagtaATCAGCTAAGGCAAGCTCAGATTGCAAAAAGTCATTCCTGGGCATCAGTCAGTTCGTGCCTACTGCAAAAGATGTACTTGCACAATTAGCATTTTCAAAGTTTATCAGAAGACATGTTTTTTAAAACTAGCCAACATATAAAGCAAGCAACAGTCGTTCCAGATATATGAAGGTAGGTTACCGGAGAAGTGATCACTTACTTTAAATGTGGAAGAGTCATGTTTTTTATCACTGAAGGATGCCTTGCCACCAATTCCTTCCATTCTTCTGGATCAATCCTCCCATCACCTTTTAGATCTGCCTCCATGATTGTCTGTTAAATTTTCAACTTAGACAAGCTCTCATTAATTGATAAGAGGATATAGGAGGACCAGACTACACAACTCTAAAGTTGATGCATCTAACTGTATTTTTCACCACCTTATTTACGATTGCTTCAACAACGTCATCTGGAAGTGTCAATTCTGATTCACGTAGAAGGGCCAATACCATTTCTTTCAACTGCAAAGAATTAAGTTCGGAGATCATTTCTACCttcatgaggaaaaaaaaaccgTTTGTGTCTACAAAACTTGTAAGCTGAAACAGCTAAATTAGCAAACCAAATCGTTTGTTTACAGATACTCTAGCAATCATGATGCTATCTCGTTCTTAGCTAGCATAATATTTCTTAACATTATTAACTTTGCACAATACGCTCCAGATTCTACATTGGACTTGAGACAGTATATGCTTCTAACTTCCTCTTGCTTTGTTTTATGACTAAATTCAAATGTGAATGCAAGAGGGGCACCGTGATCAGATGCAGATGGAGGCCACAAGATGTGCGTTTCTGGTCATTTAGAGAAATCATAAGTTCACCATGCAATAAGTAATTGAAGGATACCATTTTGGAAAACTCCGTAACTACTGATAAAGGAAAACCTGAGGTAAATTTTTAGACAGACCATTGGCAGAAGCCAGTTTGATGCGCTGAAAAGAATATATGCTGATTTTAGTTTAAGATGGGAAATGAAAACCTGATAGATCTTATAAGATATGCCAATTTCCAAGCATCAAGATTGATATTCCGGATTCAAGTAAACTTATTCCGAGTAACATACCAAACGAATTGAACAGCACGCATGAGTGAGATGCCACCCTATATCACAGTTAACTCTTAACTCAGCTACATAATAAAACAGCCGAAGAATTGGAATAACTGCCAATCTAAGGTATGTACCTCATCATGTTCGATATAGCCAGTGCACCTCAAGTCATACAACTTAAATGAAACTGAAAAGGAATCTCCTTAAGTTAGCTGCAGGAAGTTGCATTGTACCATTTGATGATCGCAAAtcttaaaatattcaaatatttCAACTAGGCCATGAGGTACAGCAGAATAAATATTTCTAGAATCACCAACTGTATTCCTTACAAGCAATTTTGTCTGCCTCTGGTGCTCTTGGGTGAAAGATGCTTAAAGAACGAACAAATTCTCCAAATTCAATAACTCCATTATGCTTAAGATCAAACAAATCAAACAACTGCAATTGTGAGAGCACACGGAACAGAGTTTTGTTAGCTTTTGGAGGATGAGGGACAAGCATGCTTGATAAGGGTAATAGAAAGAGTTCATAGCAAAGCATCatcacagaaaaaaaaaaggacatttTCTATGAAAATACTGATTAGATGAAGTCAGGGCCAGAAAATtatttcataatctcaagttcaTCCCGGCTTCTGACCTTTGCTGCCATTAATTGAGAGACAAAACTTTGAACCATTATAATGTTTCTTTAGAGAACATACCACATTTTCCATCTaaatctgaatttgaatttggcAGTATAGTAATTTTAGATCATACGCTATtgttttgctttattttttttatttttttttctgcaaCGCTGAGGAACATAAATGGTGCAGCAATCCTTTCTTGAGAAACTTTACCATGCCCTCAGTTAGCaataatttccaaaaaaaaaaaaaaagggcaatcGTTTGATGAATAAGAATAAGACCAAATCACAAACCCTGTCTGCAAAGAAAGTATGCTTATTGCTGCTATCAAGAAGAGCAAGCTGAAAATCTTCCTGCAAGAAAGCACAAAGTAGAGTTACAAACGATGCACAAAGCAAAGTTGGTGGAAATAGATGCATGAGAATGCATGCAAGAAGGTTTTGATCCCTCTGATGAAAAGCACTCAGCCTACCAGCTTAACAACTCAATACGGGAGGATGAGGAAACCAGATATTGACGTTCATGATCCTTCTATATGATACTGTTTCAAAGTTCAACCCAAATAACTCAAGATATCTCCAGTGAAAAAGTTGGGAGACAAATTTTGTGGATTAGTCTGAAGTTTGTCTCTTCTTACAATTACGGAAgacagaaaaagagaaagataTTGGAGTCATGTTCTTAAAGAAACAGATATAACAAGACATATAGGCAGTTAATGTCTTGGATATGGACTAATGTGCATGCTAACATCATTAAAGGACAGAACTGGTGAGATCTGATATCATGCACCTTCAGAAAGTTTGACGTAGTACCTTGTGAAGAAGACCATCATCAGTGATGGAGCTGCTTAGTTTCTCATACAGAGTATAGAGAGCGTCTACTTCATTCACGGTAactgtcaaatgaaattgagccATTACGACTTAGaatttttcactagattaaCCAGCCAACTGGACACAAAAAATGAATCATAAAACATCATCTAGGACAGAAAACTCTAGAAGAAGGTTATGTCAAATTGTTATGGATTAAAGATTACTATTGAAAAGAGTAATATACCACTGACGGTTCACTCTTCTGAAATGACCTTGTGACTTTATTAAAAGCGAGTTCAATTGTCCTTGCATTACAATTTAGACAACCAGCACTACGCTTTCTATGCAAGTGCATCAACTTATTTGCAGTTGAAAATCAAAGATGATAGATGATCAAGGCCTAGTTATATTGCAGTTCCACGAAAGAGAATTGAACACTGTTGCATAAATCCACTCACAAGATGTCTCAGAAGCAAGTATAGAGTGCTCCTCAAGAGTTGGACGTCCAGCTCTCTTCAAGCAAAAGCAGCTTGCCATGGAATTCATATTCCTGTAGCAAGTTTGTATACCTGTCCCTGAAACTCAATTGCGTTTGTCAAGAACTGCACCTGCCGTAACAGTAAAAGAGGCAAACTAAGTCCAGCAAATCAAGACGCTTTCATCATAGGAATAGTGAAAGAAAATTTGCAAGAGTTGGGGAGTGGTCGGACTTTAGACTGAGGTTTAGTAGCAGCTGTTGTCAATGGTCAGGGGCAGAGTTACTCTGTCGGAAAGACAGCAGAGTGAATTTAATAGTTCAATTAGCAATTTCCGCCCCAGTAAACGCAGCTAAATCAAAAGGTTTAACTGTGTATCCGCATTGTGTTTCAAGTAAAAAAACACTGCTCTTCAGTACATGAACATAAATGAATCAAAAGTGGTATTTTTTGCCAGGCAAGCAACTAATATCAATAGACAACCCATCATGTTTGATGACTTATTTGTCCGTCACAGAATTTGCCAGATCTCCAGCCGACCAAAAacaactcaatttcctttagcTGCCTATAGCTGAACCACTAAAGTGAATCTTAGGATTCTACTGAGTAAATCTATGCAGCACCATCCTAGTCAAGATTAGCATCGTAAAAAATATCAATAAGAGAACAGCATCAAtatgcaaatgaaattcaacATCCATCTATTCAACACCCAATGGGAGACGAGGAAGccaataacaataaaattaacaaGGATGGTCGTGATGCTGGTTGAAATGATAACGAGAAAACAATTATAAATTGTCATGCAAGTCCTCATTATCGGACAGCACTTAGCTCTGCAGTGCATAGAGTTGAGACCTGAAAGCGCAGCTACCATAAACgctttatgttttcattgtactAAATAGAATATACAGCACCAAAAAACTCAGGCGACCTTCTGAGATAGGAACGGAGATAACCGTTCCAATACCAATCTATgtcaaatatacagaatttGGTTTTATTCTTTAAAAGACCACTTGGGGTTGGTGGCTTTTGGCATGGACCGCCCTGGGATGGTTGCGAGTTCTTAAACATTTCTCCAGGTAACACCGCAACTGATTGAAACAGGAAGACGCAGGAACAATATGAGAAAATAAGTCAAAACAAAAGCACTTTTCAACTTTTCCACTCTAATGCAGCACAGTCGAACTTGCTAACATATACCGCACAATAGTGATGAAGAATAACATCCACAAAAATCACTTGGGGACCGGGAATCCCACAAGTCGACAAGCAACATCGTACAAACTCTTTTTGACATATGTTATATGGAGTTGTAGAAGGATTGTAAAAATATGGAAACTTGGACAATTACCAGATGTTAACCATATATAATTAGGAGTTGGAATGAAGGAAATAAAAAACGGAAGAACTCGTGACTTCACCTGTAATTTATTAGTACTATATGCTTCTTTGCTCTTTAGCTGGTGTAGGCTACATCAAACTGAGTTCATCTTCAGAGTGCTAATCTCTCTCTTTAAATGGTGCATTCCTCTTCTTTCAGTTTTCGGACTTCTGTTTTATTTGTTCTCGTAGTCTTGTGACAATGCCGGGTCGCTACAGGACCACATTTATTTAGTTGCATTATGCATGGACTATTGGACTGAGCTAATAGTCTAATGCATGCTGCTATTAAGAAATGAATATTTGTCTACATTATTAGTACTACTGTTCTAACGTGTGTGTCTGCAGATCCGGAGAAGATGGTTGACATTTTGTTATCCCGCAAACGCAATGAGGACTATTAAGAGTCACATTAGCCTTGCACTCGAAAACCATCATAGTTTAATAGCTGTGCCAAATAAAAACTCAAAGATCAAAACACTGACATTAGCTTATGACCTCATTTTAAGTGGCGTAAGACTCAGCACAACTAGAGAAGGTGCAGTGTTCAATAGAGTAATCAGAAGATGAGACTTGAGAGACCATTCTAGAGAGAGAATGACTTAAAAAGTAACAGGACTATTCTGGCTCGTTAGTTAATTCACAAGTCATAAGGGCAAATCCAAATCAGACCACCTAACTCAAGAAAATTTGGTACAGAAGAAAACAAGGATTAACCTTCTTCTATGCACAGACAtgatagtatatatattttcatcATTAGATACATGACACATAATTCagatttaaatttgaaatccaaattttgcaTACGTGTCATGCATCCAACtgtaataatgtatacactgtcagtgtatataagatttattcagAAAAGAAAACAATGGTCATTTAGAACTATTACACTGCTAGCAAGGCACCTTCTAAGTTCTATCCCCTCCACGGGTCCTGCCTCTTCTGTCCACGCTTTAGGTCAGAAGAGTGCACTTTCTGGATTCACTACAATTCAGCAGCGATCCTTGcccaaacaagaaatttaaaattcatgGCCAACTCACCTAAACGAGTTGATTTATGAACGTTACATTGACAATTAATTTTGGCCAAGTATTGCATCAATCTGTTGGTAGATAGCAAAAGGACATTTGTGTTGCTACTATTGGTGATGTTCGAATTTACGCAGCAGAAGAGAAGTAACAGAATACCAATACATCACCGTCCACAATATGAGAGTTGAAGAGAAGCTTCGCCAGTTGTGACCTTCCCAACTGAGACGCGGTCCGTTTGAGCCTTGAGGTGAATGACACCTTAGTCACccattcattttatttaattattttgctacgaataatataaatattttctAGTTTCTTTGGTAAAAATTGTGCTGTTTATCCAATCCTGCGGTCTTTGGATTAATAATCATGAATAAAATAAGCAAGACGCACACAAAGTCATGAGATagcttatttttttaattttcttcccCAGTAGCAGGACatacaaaattcttttaagtacAACACACTACCGTTATTTATGTCCACTTTACACTCCACactaataacaaaaaataaagagcaaatggtaaaaaaaaaaaaaaaaaatcgctcaattatttaaaattatatcgTTTGGTcattaaaccttttttttttttctttttggcaaaAGTCATCAAAGTCATTTCTTTGAATTCCGGTACTAAAATAGCTGAAAATGCATCCATGTGACCAGTAGTCTGGTACACTTTTAGATTCTCAAAGACTTAAATGTCTCACAGTCTTTGATACATATTACTAGAAACAAAGATTGAGGgctttttgaattttcaaaCTTCACTTATTCTCTTCagattttgaccaatttttccAAGCGCGGTTAAAGATTTCAATTGTAATATGAGAAGATCCTTaatctcttttcaattttttttttcagtataAGTGAGAGATCTCAAATCTGAGACTTCTTATTTatactcttttttctttaccATTCAATTCATCCCTTTTCGAAAAGATTGTGAGATATTTTTGGTGTTAAAAACCTAAGCGTATTACTTgtataatttcattttcaacTATTTTAACACTAGAATTCGACAAAATGATCAAAAAAGATACACTATTACGAGTTTAGTGACCTCGTCGGCTAAAGAAAATATTTGGTGACCGGACGGTGCAATCTTACATAATTGAGTGATTTTTTCGGCATTtactaataaaaaataaacgaAGGAAATGGAGGACTCGTCGGGCGGTGGCAATGGCATTATCAACTCTGACCGGAAAATACAAGGAAAGGGCCGAAAGCGGTGTTTCCACGACCAAATTGAGGCCTCTACACATCTTCAAGGCAGCTATTTATTCATCTTGGGCCATCACCAATAAATTGGTTTCTTTCCGCAGCACTCATTATATGGGCTTGAATACAGGCCCTAAAAAGCTAAACAGTACTGGTAACTTGGACCCATTG
It includes:
- the LOC113702836 gene encoding calcineurin B-like protein 7 isoform X1, which codes for MNSMASCFCLKRAGRPTLEEHSILASETSFTVNEVDALYTLYEKLSSSITDDGLLHKEDFQLALLDSSNKHTFFADRLFDLFDLKHNGVIEFGEFVRSLSIFHPRAPEADKIAFSFKLYDLRCTGYIEHDELKEMVLALLRESELTLPDDVVEAIVNKTIMEADLKGDGRIDPEEWKELVARHPSVIKNMTLPHLKEITLAFPSFVMKTRVQDSELFS
- the LOC113702836 gene encoding calcineurin B-like protein 7 isoform X2, with protein sequence MNSMASCFCLKRAGRPTLEEHSILASETSFTVNEVDALYTLYEKLSSSITDDGLLHKEDFQLALLDSSNKHTFFADRLFDLFDLKHNGVIEFGEFVRSLSIFHPRAPEADKIAFSFKLYDLRCTGYIEHDELKEMVLALLRESELTLPDDVVEAIVNKTIMEADLKGDGRIDPEEWKELVARHPSVIKNMTLPHLNRHELTDAQE